The following DNA comes from Schistocerca piceifrons isolate TAMUIC-IGC-003096 chromosome 3, iqSchPice1.1, whole genome shotgun sequence.
TAGTTTATACCAGCACAAGGCAGACAAACAACTCTTgagcaatgccagccactcataccAGTGAAACGTGAGGAAAATTGTTAAGTACAGAGGATACTTTTACAGCTTCATACTTTGTggaaatcaacacctatttctttcgtACACCATTTCTTTTGCATACGTTTCACAGTTTCGTAGTTTATCACACCTAATGCGGAATACTATCTACACAATTTACAAGTAGTTTGAACAATTTAGGATGCATTAGTATTTGTAGAAAGAAACAATAACTGAAAAAGTGATGTACgtgattttctaaaatatttcttcaAATTCAGGTACCTtttaatctaataataaaaatatgaaggaaaccaaatttttaccagacatgTGCGATATGTTGACTGAAATGCTAACGTATTTACTTTGATGCAGTAATTACACTAACCAGAGTAAAAATTATTATATGTTACATTTTAACTTTTAGAATATtaaaaaaagcaaataaattaaagtGTACCTAAATTTTGAAAAGCActacttcaggaaaattttgaattaaaatttcAGTCATATTAAAAGGTTTTTATTAATTTCCAGGATTCCGGAAGGCATGGCATCAGCGACTGTGCGGTTTACCAAACTATACAATAAATTGCAAAAAACCACCTAAATTGcattattaattttctttattgaagATTAGTTTTGAGCCCTAAgctcattatcaaatcatccacTAAGTTATGCAATACTATCCATTATGACAGCCACATGACTGTTCATTTTAGTTAAACATATCATCATGAAGTTATGCATGACTCAACACATTAGGTGAATGAAGTTCAATCCAGCATCACtttacacaatgatgtgttcaaTTAAAATGAGCAGTCATGTGGCTGTCATAATGGATAGTATTGCATAGCTTAGTGGGTGATTTGATAATGAGCTTAGGGCTGAAAACTAGTcatcaatgaagaaaattaatactACAATTTCGATTTCTTTGCAAGTTATTGTACAATTTCGTATTAAAATGTGCCTCAGAACACAACTGAAGCACGGTCTTCAATCTGCTGCGTGTCTTCATCTTCCAGCTTTTTCTAGGaattcttttttttcttgttgtgccATTTGTGACTGTAAATTAATTATGTTTATATCAACATATCTCAGCAAAAATAActgctagttctttttgctgtacCTAATCAAAACTGACTAAACACAATGTTTGTGTTATATATGTTTTTCATCTACAGCTTTATTTATATTACTTAGTTTACATTTAGGACACTGTGTTTAAAACCTTTATACAATGTCCTAAGTGTAAGCTaaatagtataaacaaaaatatgtacatattataGACCACATTATATTCCATGCAAAGAATAAAGATGAAATGCGTATGacataaaaattgtgttttattcagttgcgaTCAGAATGTTCCAAAGTAACAATTAACAATGTACCACAAAATTATATGCAACGGATGACAGGACtacaaaaattgaagaaattatatTGCCTAGTAGCAGAATTCTACATACCATTATGTGGGGGTATTGCAATGTACTTTCATACCGGTATTCAGTTACTGTTTACTAAATCATCTTCTTTCATAAAAGAAGTAGCAAAACGTAAACAATGTAATAGTGTACAATGCCTGAACCTAACTGAATGACAAACTAGTAGAAAGAGTTAAGGGTGAAAGACAAGCAGTGCCActgctgacacaaaaacttgatTGTCCCTCAAGAACTGATACTTTAGTTCGGAAATACGGAAGCGGCCGATCCCGCCCGtccgctttgacccatgacgtcacaaatatggcggaaacgaccataaaccacgattccaatatggcgcatataaagtcggtccgtacacattatgaggacgaaaatacatcgaaaaacaaacacacacactttccacaaaaagcctaatgacactatcaggacaagcgcgggaaatggggtgtttttgggtgggggcaaactaaatataaacaaatttagacactcaccaatatacacacacacacaaaaaaaagaacggcatcacaaaactccccaaataccactaaccACAATATCATCtcgaatcggacacttcccttgacctatatagctcaacagcagctcccgatcccataaattaggatcaaacacttcccttggcctatatagctcaaaaacatctcccaataccaatatcaacatacatagccacacattgggatgaaacacttcccttgacctgcgcactgttaattttatccgtcatatccattcctgaagaaaaacaacaaccgattaattttactaaaattaccacacgatgtacagtgAACAACACtacattaaccttcacacaaaatcgttaattcACTGAAATGAAGTCCActgcaaacacagccgacactcgaacaattctggataatgagcaaaagcaaactgagcccattacaccacacaaacaaaAACCCTGCAtgtaccaccagagagcacaacaaaccaaaacaggatgacatctacaaacacgccacactcacaaaccaagctccgcgccatcatgacgtcacacacgacagcaaccttacgtcacgggtcaaagccaacgcgtgggatcggacgcttctgtcgacccctttAGTTCTCCTCAGTAGTATGGACTGCTTTGTTTTTTGTTAGTAcccttgaattttcttttattgaatttcttgatgtgtggcattattagtatttattgcacactaatggACATCTAGATTCACAAAAATCTGTAGTAATTTGGCAGCAAACTTTCAAAGGACATAAACAAAGCACTTCACCAACACAAAAAATCAATAAGAGCAAAGCTGATCATTTACAGATTCTTTAAACTATCTGTGTTACTAAGCAAACAATACATcccaaacagaaacactgcaagcaAAAATTTTCCAAGTGTTTTGTGGAATGCTAATGGTTTGTAATAATTTAGGTAATGGCAGTGGGAGGGCAGCAAGGAAGCATATATGGCCATGAGTTTAAAATACAGCGGCTATTTgtcattctaaataaagtaataaaaaaatcaaattttccatCATTAAAAAGTGCCCTGCATCCTTCAACAAATCCTCGAGACAGGCACCAAATGGCAATTCATCAACAAGTGATCACAAAAACCTCAAAAATTTAGAGCATTTAgcttattttattatttcagttaTGAAATTCAATACTAACTGTAAACAATGTTGAATATAAAGGACATAAAAGGATAGAATAAAAAGTAAAGTCAATGGAAGACAGAACATAAAAATAGGCCTACATATACGAGCTACAGGAACTGTAGAGGAAAAAGATGGATGAATGTCATATCATGTAAGAGAATATCAGTGAGCATTTATCAGGGTACTGATGGGAAGAGACTAATAGAAAAATCAGGAAAGTTATCAATAGTGTAACTGAAGCACAAGCACATAAGTAGAGCAGTAAGGTCTTCAATACTAGGCTGCAAAAGCCATACTATTTTACAAGGATAAAATATTTGTCTAGATCTAATACAAAAGAAAAACATGCCATTTAaaattacaagaagacttacacgctttcttatttaaaacccaaataagacaggtttcagtcacagaccatcttcacagTTTAGGGTTAAAACTGACAGACCAGTAATGCTCTGTTTAGCCTACACATGTTATTTATATGTTTGGCTTTAAAGCCCTGTGTGATATACGGGAATTCATGCCGTGCTCTACATATTTGACATTACCAGTATTCAAGTTTTAACCCTACTCTGTGAAAATGGCCTGTGACTGAAACCAGTTGACATTGGGTTTTAAATGAAAAAGCAGcttatggtcaaacatgcattttatgcaTCACTTGataccttccaaaaatgtttgaaaaaattattcctagctttcggaactgtTAGTTGCTTCATCAGGCAAGAAAGAGGGACAGGTTTCAGAAGTTTTCTTGGCTGTGGTAGCAACAGATGTGTGGTATAATGTAGAAATATTATGTTTAGTTTAGCTTGGTAGGTGACAATTTGATTGTAAGGTAATGAAGGCTATGAATCTGAAATTGAAATAAAAGGCTGCAGTAACAGATTGTTCTACAGCATATCCTAATGTCAATAGGCAATAATTAATGCATTTTTCATTGTGAAAATTAAACTTGATTGATAAAATCAGAAAATCTGTATTACATAAAAGACAAATCTCTGATGAGTATTTTGGTTCATATTATGTACAGATATCATATATCAGTAACAAAAATTGCAAGGGGTGGGACTGCACAACTCTTAACCATATCAATACCTACATAACAATGGAGCCCTGTTACATTTGTTCCACTACACCTGTCCATTCCTTTGAATAATACTTACTTTGAGAATTTTGACATACTGCCTGTTAGCTCTCTTTTGGGTTTTTTGTCCAACATTTGTTTTAcctttttttctgacattttgccTGCATGAATGGCTGGCTTTGTCAAAGCTTTGTTCTTCATTGCTGGCAGTACACTAAGCTCCAAAAATGCCTATCACTCGTGGTGGCATCAAGCATCAGCCAAAGAATCTGCGACAGAAGCCTACAGGCAATATGTCAACAAGGGGTCAAGAAAGTCTGGTCCATTTTGAGAATTTTGATGAAGAATTATGTACGTTTTCCTTACCATTGACTGATAACTTCATAGAATTTTCTAAAAGCATACAATTGTTCCTGCTAGCCATATAAACTGCTTCTATGAATGGTCATTTTCTTACAGCATATTAACAAGGTTTGACAAGTATTCAGCTTTCCGGCAGCAAAAAAACTCCACCGAGATTCTTTCCTAGAATGCGTAATCACCAGATGAATATGTTTACAGCCAAGTGGATAttattgtgtttcatggtaaactctcttcccccccccccccccctcccttcgccTCCCCAATCTCCAATGCTTATGAGCCATGTGCCTGACTGCAAACTTCACATAATTTCAACAGCAACTATAGTATTCATCTCACACAATTCTTAGACACTGGAGAAAAACTACTTGCTGTCATAGTTGCATGTTGGCTGTCATATATTCCTACGTCAAAAATTTTGAACAACAAAACCTGAGCACCAAGTTATCTGTCTTTGACGCTATAAATAGTAACACAGAAGAAATATGACCAAGTGAAACCAAAGGTGGGAAGGAAGAAAGAATGTTAACATCCCGACAATGAAGGCATTTGAGTCAGGGCTGAGAAGGAAATTAAGTCTACCTACATTATTAGGAAACCGAAAGACGTTAAATATATGGTAATTTTCCATCTCACTGTGGTAAGGACGAATTGATAACAGTGAATGTTTAATAACAGACATCAATCTTTAACTTCAGTACTGTTCCACGACTATAGCTATGACAGCATGAACAAATAAAAGTGATACAGATGCTACATTTAAGACTGTATATATTGCGCGCGTCAGCCGAGCTGAAATAGTTAATAGCTAACTGAAAGTAAGCATAGAAGTGCTATTAAACTCACTTTTCCTTGGTATTGACGTTATTGGAGATATAACATCTGTGCCGCTTGAAATTGCTGGCTTTAGATCACCACTTTCTTTATTAGCCCTGTTTTGCTCATTTCCCGTGTCAGGAGACAATGACAGTTTTGCAACTGAATCACTGTCTCCCTGACTACTTGGACTTCTACTTTGGTCAGCATCGTGCTGTATCTGCAGCGTTACACCTCGAAAATCAACATTTGGTCCATCTTCTAATAACTGTTCTTCGTTCATCTCCACGCAAAGCCTGACTAACAACAATCATACGTCAAAAGCTGTGATAGTCAACAAACCAACTCCCCACGTCATGATTTTATCGTCTGCCGCAAAGAACTTCTGTCACAATCGGCAGATGTGCTAATACTGAACTTGCGTCTTGTGACTCGAGGAGGTTGGAATCTAACCAGTTTGTTGGgaatatgtaaacaaaatgtatCTTCGTATTAAATATGTGAGCTTCCGAAAGGTTGAAAAAACTTTTACTTTTAAAAATCACTGGGAATCTGGAAGACGAGACGATGTATTTCAGAAAGTTTATCGGTTTCATGCTTAACTTTTAATTCTTATTAACGAAGCAGCATCTTGATAACACCGTACCATAAAAGTAACTGTAGGAATTTAGAGTTTTGACGTACATTCGGAGGCAATATTTCGTTGACATTCTTGTATAATGTAATTATATTACCTCTGTAACAAGGATAAAGAAGTAAGTTATTATCATGATTTACAATCTCTGGCGTTTGTTACGGAAAACATTATTACTGGTTGAATAGTAGCACAATTAACTGCCTAAATAATTCGTTGTGTTGGTCGGTAGTTGTATGTAATACAGTCATTTCTAGGTCTTTGATAACATTAGCGCAAGTCAGTCATGAAAAAGTCAACTTTAATTATAGTATGTTATCTGTTTACTTTTCACTGTGCCACACGACTAATAGATAAAACTATTAACCCACGGTTGCTGAACAGATCAGTTAATAGGACAttctatacaaaaaatcagttactCCACATTGATTACGAAATACTTATGGAATACCATGGAAATACATCCGCAGTTGGTTTCATCTTTTCTGTGGAAAGTATATTAGCAAATAATGTCGTGCATCTGGAGGCAGTGCAGTTGGATTCTTTCACGGAATCAAAGCTGAGAATACAAGAGGTAAATGTTGAGAATTTGAGTGGAGTATACTGGTTTATAGGTTTCAAGCACCCACTGCTGAATCGTCAGTCAGTTCGCGTTAAAACGAGCGCAGTACTTGCACGATGCCTGCGCCCGTTACCAGCCTACATAAATCAAGAAGAAGTGCAGTTAGTTGTATTACATGCTAGCCATTATTTTTATAGTGCTTACTGCACTGATCAACAGGTTACAGTTGTTAAACTTCCCAGTTTCAATGTAGAAAGTTATTCAATTATTCagccaacaaaaaaatatttaaacaccATTTCGTATGGGCCTTACAGAGGCATCTCAGCATTCAATACAAGTGACATGCGGATTCATTTTGAGTCCAATGCGGCACTTTTAACTGTAAAAAGTCTCAAACGTGTTATAAAAATATCTCCTTGGGGTAACATTGCTGTAGCAGAGAGAATCAGATTACAGAACACTGGAGCTGCCTTAAAAGGGCCGTTCTCCAGATACGTGTATATGATGCACCATGGAATGTCTGATACAGCTAGTGCTAACAACATTACACCAGTTCTGCCGAAGAGTGCAAacaatatttattacattgatgACCTTGGGAATATTTCAACTTCTCATGTTCTAAACACAGAAGATTCAATTAATCTCACATTAGAGTTTAGATATCCACTACTTGGTGGCTGGAATATTAGTTTAATAATTGGCTATGATGTACCAGCTAGTGAATATGTCTTCCACATTGAAGATGACTATGTCTTACATATGCCTCTCATTAATAATTTATATGAAGGTATGTTTATAGAAACTTTGGAAACTGTGGTAATAATTCCTGAAGGTGCAGTAGGTGGAGAATTAGTTATTCCATTCCCTGTTGACAGGAAAGATATAAGCAAATATTACATGCTACTGGACACTGTAGGAAGGACTGCTGTAAGCTTCCATATAAACAATTTGGTTGACAAACATATTCAGTGTTTCCAAGTGCATTACCATGTACCAAAAACAGTGTTGATTTACAAACCAGTGCTATTAATTGTTCTGATATTTATATTGATTGTTCTGCTCTGGaccataaaaaattacaaaatattgtcagattttgtttcagtgaaTTACTGGAATAGAATGCCTGGAAGAGATGCAACGTCTGAAGACAGCAGctgtaaaaatgaaaatgaaataaaatgaatttatagCCATCATTTACCCAAAGCATAAACATGTTTTCTAGTGTATTATACAGGCTGTTATCTAAATCTAGTCTTTCATATGTTTGCTGTGAAATGTAAGAGACATTATTAATTAATGATAGGCAATATTCAGTTTCATTGCTAGCAAAGTTGCTTTTAATTCTTGAATATATTATATTACACTTTCTAAGCATTTACATGTGCCAAATGATTACTTTTGTTTCTGTAACATCTATTTGTTGTTTGCCACTCCAAAATTGAGCATCAATTCAGGTGTTAAAATTTTTCCTGGAAACTTATTTTTACTTCTAATTCACATCTGTATTCTGTGTGCCACAGTTTGTGAATAGTACACAGTATACAAGTACAATTTTTTGTTACCCCTATTCATTTCGTAGAGCGTGCATGGAAAGATAAGTTAGTAAGTATCAGTAACATAATCTTCTCCCCAAAAGATCtcccacaaaacccaaagaaattttgtaTCATATATTTAGGTTGCCAGTGAGGCCAAAGTTAATGTCTAGACACTTAACGATAATACAGAGAGTGAAACTGACGGTAGGAAAGCCAAAGCAGAAGTGCCGAGCTCTGTCTTCAAACATTTCTTCACAAAGTAAGATTCAGGAGTACCACTCCAGTTTAATTGTCgtaccactgcaaagatgaatTACATAGCTATCATCAATGCCCATGgcgtgactcttcaagctttcccagcagatatgttgtaaatagtcttcacgtgtTTTTggcaaacccatgaagactatttacaatgcCCATGGATTTGAGGAACATTTGAAACTGCAATAATTGTACTAAATGCTGAGGCCTCATTGAATCACTCTCAGATTCTATACAggattttgcagttggttttaacTTCCCTTTCACCCATAACTTATCACAGATTCCTTGAACAGAAACTGTACCTAATGCCTGATGAAAGTACAGGTAACATCTGCCTGCAGAAAGATTAGTAGAAGTGGTCAACAAGACTACTATCCATTATCACTGTTGTAGAATTTAGAACGTAATTGGAACTCAGATATAATATAGTTATTGAACAGAACGACTTCCTCCATGACAGTGAGTGTAGATTTCAAAAATACTGGTCACGTGAAACCCAACtgtggtctgtgaaggcttcagtgagacccttgatatatttcaagagggacagcTCATCACTGCAGGTGCGATGACCATGAGTGGCTAGGCAGTATGGAAGGGAcctcttggtatggaacaggtggcagctgtcaaagtggaggttttGATGGTGGTTagaaggtttgatatggacagaagggctgatgtagccatctttgaggtggaggtcaacatctgggaaggtggtttgttggtttgagtaggaccagatgaagcaaatgggggagaagctgttgaggttctggaggaatgtggataggatgccctcaccctcgatccagatcgcaaagatgtcatcagtgaatctgaaccaggtgaggggttaaggattctgggtgtttaggaagaatTTCTCTAAATGACAGGTTGGCATAGTATGGTGGCctgcaggtgcccatagctgtaccgcagatttgtttgtaggtaatgccttcaaaggagaagtaattgtgggtaaggatatagttggtcatggtgactaggaaggaggatgttggtttggaatccgtcggacattgggaaaggtagtgttcaacagcagtaaggccatgggcaatagggatgttagtgtaaagggagatggCGTCAGTAGTGAGGAGCAGGGCACTGTgtagtaaagggacaggaactgtggagagctggtggaggaaatggttggtatcttttataccgGATGGTACGTTCCAGGTAATAAGccgaaggtgttggtctacgagagcagagattctctcagtgatttggggggggggggggagggggttacagTAACTGGCCACTATGGGGCGTCccgggtggttaggtttatggactttaggaagcatgtagaaggtaagaGTCCAGGGAGTGGTAGGGATGAACAAAAAGATGGTTCTGGGGTGAGCCTAAGGATTTGACGAGAGACTGCAGATCATGCTGGATTTCTctaatgggatcactgtggcaagcTTTGTAGGTGGATGTgtctgacagctgacggagtccttctgccaggtaatccttgcattTCAGATCAGGTTGGGATCACTTTCTAAATGGTGGATTGCTGTTCTTTCTGCAGGTGTAAGGTTagttggtgagtagcaactttccttttcataacattgttacattccatcctggattttcagttgtttgagttcttaaatttcagtcatttatgCATTATCAGTTTCCACCATTTAATTTAAATATTGTTGCAGtatattagtttagtctgggaagtggtcaagttgagtcaaatGATGTCTGTCAAACTTAAGAAAGATGCATTTTTTGTGGAAAAGCAGATAGTGGCAGAACAGCACTGGAGTCAACTGGAGGTACACTTtttgagtgaagagctcaagggagcgattcatGACACTGTTCATCAGATCTCAAAGCAGGGCACTTTTTAGGTTGAGATCTTGAAGAAGGCAGATCTGCAAGGGATATAGCATGTGTTTTCCAGTTGAGTGGTTAGTAGATTCTGAGACGTGAACAGCTGCTACCACACTGTAACTTTTTCCAGTTTCATTATGGAATTGAGAATAGAGAGATTATGAGTTTCTATTCATCATCTCATGTGTCTTAATTTCTAAAttgtcatgttgaactctgaactgttttgatctGGTGAATATTTAGTGTATTTTTATCATAAAATGAACTTAACTTTTGCTTATGTTGAATGACTGTTTCGATTGGGGATTCAGCTACCAGTGATACTGCTACCGGGGATTCTGCTACCATTCTCATAACACTCTCAACTAACTGTACTGCATTTATTAAGGTTATTTTCAACCTGCATTTTAATTGGACATCATTGGACCACTTTCCATTTATCTGAGCCTCACTTTCTGCTGGTTAAAGAGCAATGACTCAGCACCTGAAAACTGAGGTAGCATCATACAATGCTCACCAAGAGCAAATTTCCTGTACCTCTCTGTGATTTATTATGCAAATTTAGCCGTAATGTATATGTACACATTTTATTTGTGTCCACCTTTCTGATTGGTGAACCTTTCATCAATGTATCATTTGGAGTTGTCATTCCCAGCTGGAACAACATCCCACTGAGTCCAATAGTATGCTGTGAAAGATAAGTTTTTGCAAGATGCTTAGTTGGAAAATCCAGCCCTCCGGTTGCACAGTACCCCCAACAACATGAGATGATACTTCCATGTATTCCTCAAAATACCTTCTTCCGATACAGAAACTGAGCAATGCTGACCCAAATGATGTCACATCATTGTCCCCTAGTCCACATAACCTACATCGTGGGGACATCAATCTCATCCTACCCAAGAGATCCACACTACTTACCAACATATGAGCCTCTCTGCCCACTAAAAACCAATGCTACATTCTGTTTAGCAAGCCTACCAAGCAGCAGTCTCGCTATGCAAATGCTTTTgcagcattattttttttttactgggaATGCCATCCAGCTGTTGAGGATTTTCCATTGTCATTTAATGAACAACTTATTTTCTATTTTGTCAGTCCCACATCC
Coding sequences within:
- the LOC124788884 gene encoding dolichyl-diphosphooligosaccharide--protein glycosyltransferase subunit 1-like, which translates into the protein MKKSTLIIVCYLFTFHCATRLIDKTINPRLLNRSVNRTFYTKNQLLHIDYEILMEYHGNTSAVGFIFSVESILANNVVHLEAVQLDSFTESKLRIQEVNVENLSGVYWFIGFKHPLLNRQSVRVKTSAVLARCLRPLPAYINQEEVQLVVLHASHYFYSAYCTDQQVTVVKLPSFNVESYSIIQPTKKYLNTISYGPYRGISAFNTSDMRIHFESNAALLTVKSLKRVIKISPWGNIAVAERIRLQNTGAALKGPFSRYVYMMHHGMSDTASANNITPVLPKSANNIYYIDDLGNISTSHVLNTEDSINLTLEFRYPLLGGWNISLIIGYDVPASEYVFHIEDDYVLHMPLINNLYEGMFIETLETVVIIPEGAVGGELVIPFPVDRKDISKYYMLLDTVGRTAVSFHINNLVDKHIQCFQVHYHVPKTVLIYKPVLLIVLIFILIVLLWTIKNYKILSDFVSVNYWNRMPGRDATSEDSSCKNENEIK